Proteins found in one Triticum aestivum cultivar Chinese Spring chromosome 4D, IWGSC CS RefSeq v2.1, whole genome shotgun sequence genomic segment:
- the LOC123096294 gene encoding protein translocase subunit SECA2, chloroplastic produces MAASLSSPPSFHLLPAPTPRLFPNSTATPRAKRKSNCRKPRPLSCSAATSPSPSASPTTTAGAAKAGSWRDLCGLNAWVVGDYYRLVSAVNALEPPLRRLSDEQLKGKTEEFRARLGRGETLADVQAEAFSVVREAARRTLGMRHFDVQIIGGAVLHDGCIAEMKTGEGKTLVSTLAAYLNALTGDGVHVVTVNDYLAQRDAEWMGRVHRFLGLTVGLIQAGMKSDERRANYMCDITYTNNSELGFDYLRDNLSRKKEQLVMRWPRPFHFSIVDEVDSVLIDEGRNPLLISGEDNREAARYPVAAKVADLLIEGAHYTVELKGNNIDLTEDGVTYAEMILGTNDLWDENDPWARFVTNALKAKEFYRRDVQYIVRNGKALIINELTGRVEPKRRWSDGIHQAVEAKEGLKIQADSVIVAQITYQSLFKLYPKLSGMTGTAKTEEKEFLKMFKMPVIEVPTNLPNIRVDLPIQAFATLRGKWQYVREEVESMFQLGRPVLVGTTSVESSEYLSDLLKSRNIPHNVLNARPKYAAREAEIIAQAGRKHAITISTNMAGRGTDIILGGNPKMLAKEIVEDNVLPFLSHDTPDVETEGESTSHKGLSKIKLGPSSLALLAKAAIMAKYVHKSESNEWSFQKAKSAVMESIEMSNTIGLEKLQERVAEVTEMYPLCDAIALAYATVLKDCEIHCFDEGAEVKTLGGLHVIGTSLHESRRIDNQLRGRAGRQGDPGSTRFMVSLQDEMFRKFNLDTEWAVRLISRITDGEDIAIESNAVVKQLLGLQINAEKYYFGIRKNLVEFDEVLEVQRKHIYSLRQVILSGDSESCSEQIFQYMQAVVDEIILGNVDPQKPPKTWDLAKLLDELASLGGNLLTETFKETQEEDLQSSLEQILRYGSVEVDNFVLPNMPVPPNSFRGIRKRTSSAMRWFAMCVDDTSKKGRYTNIVNLLRKYFGDFLIATYLEVLQESRHHDAYIRGIEREALLKTLDMLWKDHLVNMNKLSSAVNVRSFGHRNPLEEYKIDGCRFFISMLSATRRLTVEALLRYWSSPMESEEIFNTADQ; encoded by the exons AtggccgcctccctctcctcccctccctccttccACCTCCTCCCCGCCCCCACGCCCCGCCTATTCCCCAACTCCACAGCCACTCCCCGAGCAAAGCGCAAGAGCAATTGCAGGAAGCCTCGTCCCTTGTCCTGCTCCGCTGCCACGTCACCGTCCCCCTCAGCCTCGCCCACCACCACCGCCGGTGCGGCCAAGGCCGGTTCATGGAGGGACCTATGCGGCCTCAACGCCTGGGTGGTGGGTGACTACTACCGCCTCGTCTCCGCCGTCAACGCACTCGAGCCGCCTCTTCGGAGGCTTTCCGACGAACAG CTGAAGGGCAAGACGGAGGAGTTCCGCGCGCGCCTGGGCCGCGGGGAGACGCTCGCCGACGTTCAGGCAG AGGCGTTCTCTGTGGTGAGGGAGGCGGCAAGGAGGACGCTCGGCATGCGGCACTTTGATGTTCAG ATTATTGGCGGTGCCGTGCTCCACGATGGGTGCATTGCGGAGATGAAGACCGGCGAGGGGAAGACACTCGTGTCGACCTTGGCAGCTTATCTCAATGCACTGACTGGGGATGGAGTTCATG TGGTGACTGTAAATGATTATCTGGCACAGCGAGATGCTGAATGGATGGGTCGCGTTCATCGTTTTCTTGGCCTAACTGTCGGTCTAATTCAG GCGGGTATGAAGTCTGATGAGAGGAGAGCCAACTATATGTGTGACATTACATACACTAATAACTCG GAGCTTGGATTTGATTATCTTCGTGACAACTTGTCACGTAAGAAAGAACAGTTAGTCATGAGATG GCCAAGACCATTCCATTTCTCTATCGTGGATGAAGTGGACTCAGTGCTTATAGATGAAGGAAGAAACCCATTGTTAATAAGTGGAGAG GATAATAGAGAAGCAGCACGGTATCCAGTTGCTGCTAAAGTTGCAGATCTTCTCATAGAGGGTGCT CATTATACTGTAGAACTGAAGGGCAATAATATAGATCTAACAGAGGATGGAGTTACTTATGCTGAGATGATTCTTGGGACCAATGATCTGTGGGATGAGAATGATCCGTGGGCAAG ATTTGTGACAAATGCATTGAAGGCCAAAGAGTTCTATCGAAGGGATGTACAGTACATTGTTAGGAATGGAAAAGCTCTCATAATTAATGAG CTTACTGGTCGAGTCGAACCCAAAAGGAGGTGGTCTGATGGTATTCATCAAGCAGTAGAAGCAAAAGAAGGCCTCAAAATCCAG GCAGACTCAGTAATTGTGGCTCAGATTACGTATCAGTCTCTGTTTAAGCTTTATCCTAAGCTTTCCGGGATGACAGGTACTGCTAAGACAGAG GAAAAGGAATTTCTGAAGATGTTTAAGATGCCAGTTATTGAGGTGCCCACAAATCTGCCAAATATACGGGTGGACTTACCTATCCAAGCTTTTGCG ACTTTAAGGGGTAAATGGCAATATGTCCGGGAAGAGGTAGAGTCTATGTTTCAATTGGGCCGTCCTGTTTTGGTTGGAACTACCAG TGTTGAGAGTTCAGAATACCTGTCGGATCTTCTTAAGTCTCGTAATATTCCTCACAATGTACTTAATGCAAGACCAAAG TATGCTGCTAGAGAAGCTGAGATAATTGCACAGGCTGGAAGGAAACATGCAATTACAATTTCAACGAACATGGCAGGCAGAGGGACAGACATCATTTTAGGTGGCAACCCTAAG ATGCTTGCAAAAGAAATTGTAGAAGACAATGTACTTCCATTTCTATCGCACGACACCCCAGATGTCGAAACTGAGGGGGAGTCCACATCCCACAAG GGTCTTTCCAAGATAAAACTCGGGCCATCGTCACTAGCTCTGCTTGCCAAAGCTGCAATCATGG CAAAATATGTTCACAAAAGTGAGAGCAATGAATGGTCTTTTCAGAAGGCGAAATCCGCTGTTATGGAGTCAATTGAAATGAGTAATACAATTGGCTTGGAAAAACTACAAGAGCGTGTGGCTGAAGTGACTGAGATGTACCCTCTTTGTGATGCAATAGCACTTGCTTATGCCACTGTCTTAAAGGATTGCGAAATTCATTGTTTTGACGAGGGTGCTGAGGTGAAGACATTAGGTGGGCTTCATGTAATAGGAACTTCTTTGCATGAGTCGCGTCGAATTGATAACCAA TTACGTGGTAGAGCTGGCAGACAAGGTGATCCTGGTTCCACACGGTTTATGGTGAG CTTACAAGATGAAATGTTCCGGAAGTTTAATTTGGACACAGAATGGGCCGTGAGACTAATATCAAGGATAACAGATGGCGAAGACATAGCGATCGAGAGCAATGCTGTTGTAAAACAG CTTCTAGGCCTTCAAATCAATGCAGAGAAGTATTATTTTGGCATAAGGAaaaatcttgttgagtttgatgaAGTCTTGGAG GTCCAAAGAAAGCACATCTATAGCCTTAGGCAGGTGATATTATCAGGTGACTCTGAAAGCTGCAGTGAACAAATTTTCCA GTACATGCAAGCTGTAGTTGATGAAATTATTCTGGGAAATGTTGATCCCCAGAAG CCACCTAAGACGTGGGATTTGGCAAAGCTTTTGGATGAGCTTGCCAGTCTAGGCGGAAATTTGCTGACAG AAACATTCAAGGAGACCCAAGAGGAAGACCTACAATCATCACTTGAGCAAATACTTAGATATGGCTCTGTGGAGGTCGATAATTTTGTTCTCCCAAACATGCCAGTGCCACCTAATTCATTCAGGGGAATTCGTAAGAGAACATCTTCAGCAATGCGATGGTTTGCCATGTGTGTTGATGATACATCAAA GAAAGGGagatatacaaacattgtcaatcTTCTTCGGAAATATTTTGGGGATTTTCTAATAGCTACCTACCTGGAAGTGCTGCAAGAGTCCCGTCATCATGATGCGTACATCAGGGGAATTGAG AGGGAAGCACTTCTGAAGACACTTGATATGTTGTGGAAGGACCATTTAGTTAACATGAACAAGCTTAGTTCTGCG GTGAATGTCCGGAGCTTTGGGCACAGAAATCCTCTGGAGGAGTATAAGATTGATGGCTGTCGGTTCTTCATCTCAATGTTGAGTGCCACACGACGATTGACAGTCGAAGCCCTACTCCGTTACTGGTCATCTCCAATGGAATCTGAAGAGATATTCAACACTGCGGATCAATAG